The following proteins are encoded in a genomic region of Zea mays cultivar B73 chromosome 9, Zm-B73-REFERENCE-NAM-5.0, whole genome shotgun sequence:
- the LOC100272451 gene encoding Transcription factor MYB2, giving the protein MDMAHERDASSEEEVVAGELRRGPWTVEEDLLLVNYVAAHGEGRWNSLARSAGLRRTGKSCRLRWLNYLRPDLRRGNITPQEQLLILELHSRWGNRWSKIAQHLPGRTDNEIKNYWRTRVQKHAKQLKCDVNSQQFKDVMRYLWMPRLVERIQNAGAAGAPQQHKAGAADTPLSSPSSWQPGGGGGADDGLYASPDLPATDACCWPPADCYPAAAAAAVGDGDHHHQLLMNNPAAVPELSASTTTAGSASPSSDSGAGAQPCWLAPVGGAEWFTTTCDASSSTAAVLLAGHQQQQQQQQWSCLLGEATWASSSELPDLGCVADFEIGSFDVESIWSTDDSLWFTQAQGV; this is encoded by the exons ATGGACATGGCGCACGAGAGAGACGCGAGCAGCGAGGAGGAGGTGGTGGCCGGCGAGCTGCGGCGCGGGCCTTGGACGGTGGAGGAGGACCTCCTGCTGGTCAACTACGTCGCCGCGCACGGCGAGGGCCGCTGGAACTCGCTCGCCCGATCAGCAG GGCTGAGGCGCACTGGCAAGAGCTGCCGCCTCCGGTGGCTGAACTACCTCCGCCCCGACCTCCGGCGAGGCAACATCACGCCGCAGGAGCAGCTGCTCATCCTGGAGCTGCACTCGCGCTGGGGCAACCGCTGGTCCAAGATCGCGCAGCACCTCCCCGGCCGCACCGACAACGAGATCAAGAACTACTGGCGCACGCGCGTGCAGAAGCACGCCAAGCAGCTCAAGTGCGACGTCAACAGCCAGCAGTTCAAGGACGTCATGCGCTACCTCTGGATGCCCCGCCTCGTCGAGCGCATCCAGAACGCCGGCGCCGCGGGGGCTCCGCAGCAGCACAAGGCGggcgccgcggacacgccgctctcgtcgccgtcgtcgtggcagcccggcggcggcggcggcgccgacgACGGCCTCTACGCGTCGCCGGACCTCCCCGCCACGGACGCCTGCTGCTGGCCTCCCGCAGACTGctacccagccgccgccgccgccgccgtcggtgACGGTGACCATCATCATCAGCTACTGATGAACAACCCCGCCGCCGTGCCGGAGCTGTCGGCGAGCACTACCACGGCCGGGTCGGCCTCCCCGTCATCGGATTCCGGCGCGGGCGCACAGCCCTGCTGGCTTGCGCCGGTGGGTGGCGCGGAGTGGTTCACCACCACCTGCGACGCCTCCAGCAGCACCGCCGCCGTCCTCCTGGCCggacaccagcagcagcagcagcagcaacaatggTCGTGCCTGCTCGGGGAGGCGACGTGGGCGTCGTCATCCGAGCTCCCTGATCTGGGCTGCGTCGCGGACTTCGAGATCGGCAGCTTCGACGTGGAGAGCATCTGGAGCACGGACGACAGCTTGTGGTTCACGCAAGCGCAGGGCGTGTGA